In the Pseudomonas orientalis genome, one interval contains:
- a CDS encoding PAS domain S-box protein: protein MINAKLLQMVVNASNDGIVVAEREGEEKPLIYVNPAFERLTGYTLDEILYQDCRFLQAGDRDQPALMAIREALDSGGACREILRNYRKDGTHFWNELSLSTVYNAADQQTYFVGVQKDVTTQVKAQQRVAQLEAQVAELKAELAALKSTSGVNKL, encoded by the coding sequence ATGATTAACGCCAAGCTGCTGCAGATGGTTGTCAACGCGTCCAACGACGGCATCGTCGTTGCCGAACGCGAGGGCGAAGAGAAGCCGCTGATCTACGTCAACCCCGCGTTCGAACGGCTGACCGGTTATACCCTGGACGAAATTCTCTATCAGGATTGCCGCTTCCTGCAGGCGGGCGATCGCGACCAGCCGGCCCTGATGGCGATCCGCGAAGCGCTCGACAGCGGCGGCGCCTGCCGAGAGATTCTGCGCAACTACCGCAAAGACGGTACGCACTTCTGGAACGAGCTCTCACTGTCGACGGTGTACAACGCAGCCGACCAGCAGACCTATTTCGTCGGTGTGCAAAAAGACGTCACCACCCAGGTAAAGGCGCAGCAACGCGTAGCGCAGTTGGAGGCCCAAGTTGCCGAGCTTAAAGCCGAGCTGGCGGCGCTCAAGTCAACGAGCGGCGTTAACAAGCTGTAA
- a CDS encoding flavodoxin, translating to MKVAILSGSVYGTAEEVARHARDILNAAGFEAWHNPRATLADVQAFAPQAFLAVTSTTGMGELPDNLQPLYSSIRDQLPAAWRGLPGAVIGLGDASYGDTFCGGGEQMREVFAELGLREVLPMLRLDASESVTPESDAEPWLAEFVTALQQ from the coding sequence ATGAAAGTCGCCATCCTTTCCGGCTCGGTCTACGGCACGGCTGAAGAAGTTGCCCGCCACGCCCGGGACATCCTCAACGCAGCGGGTTTTGAGGCCTGGCACAACCCGCGCGCCACGCTGGCGGACGTTCAGGCATTCGCCCCCCAGGCGTTCCTGGCGGTCACATCGACCACCGGCATGGGCGAGTTGCCCGACAACCTGCAGCCACTGTATTCAAGTATTCGCGACCAACTCCCCGCCGCCTGGCGTGGCCTGCCCGGTGCGGTCATTGGCCTGGGTGACGCCAGCTACGGCGATACCTTCTGCGGCGGTGGCGAGCAAATGCGTGAAGTGTTCGCTGAGTTGGGCCTGCGCGAAGTGCTGCCGATGCTGCGCCTGGACGCCAGCGAAAGCGTGACCCCGGAGAGCGACGCCGAGCCGTGGCTGGCCGAGTTTGTGACTGCCCTGCAACAGTAG
- a CDS encoding MerR family transcriptional regulator → MTAPTNSTLQLESTDSEQLFPIREVARLTGVNPVTLRAWERRYGLIRPVRTESGHRLYSRTDIETVNRILQWTERGVAVSKVGKLLARDSQQADAIRAERDAVDVSEWPQWRARLMQAISAFDDRQLASVYGQIFSTYPLSVAFQDILMPLWNDLLRRQGRFGQASEWLFFDAFLRVQTFLRLQAASASPAPRLLLSAMPGECRELELLVAALLMSGEDLTVKVLCLGQPVDELTLVCEKVRPQALVIFSNHSHKQDLNARLNRLALTLNCPLLLAGAASELLQADLAGTSIGCLGSEARQMQQRLQRFLSGGLDT, encoded by the coding sequence ATTACCGCACCGACTAATAGCACTTTGCAGCTGGAATCGACTGATTCGGAGCAACTGTTCCCTATTCGGGAAGTCGCAAGATTGACAGGCGTCAATCCCGTCACTCTGCGGGCATGGGAGCGGCGTTATGGGCTGATCCGGCCCGTGCGCACCGAAAGCGGGCACCGCCTCTACTCCAGGACCGATATCGAGACCGTCAATCGTATTCTCCAGTGGACTGAGCGCGGCGTCGCAGTGAGCAAGGTAGGCAAGCTTCTGGCCCGTGACAGTCAACAGGCCGACGCGATACGCGCCGAGCGTGACGCGGTTGATGTCAGCGAATGGCCGCAGTGGCGGGCTCGTCTGATGCAGGCCATCAGTGCTTTCGACGACCGCCAGTTGGCAAGCGTGTACGGTCAGATTTTCTCTACCTATCCCTTGAGCGTCGCGTTCCAGGACATCCTGATGCCGCTGTGGAACGACTTGCTGCGCCGTCAGGGCCGTTTCGGCCAGGCCAGTGAGTGGCTGTTTTTCGACGCTTTCCTGCGTGTGCAGACTTTCCTGCGCCTGCAGGCAGCGAGCGCGTCGCCAGCCCCCCGCCTATTACTCAGCGCCATGCCTGGCGAGTGCCGGGAACTGGAGCTACTGGTGGCGGCGCTGCTGATGAGCGGTGAGGATTTGACCGTGAAGGTGCTGTGCCTGGGTCAGCCGGTCGACGAGTTGACCCTGGTCTGTGAAAAGGTCCGCCCCCAGGCGTTGGTCATTTTCTCCAATCACTCACACAAACAGGACCTGAATGCGCGTTTGAACCGCCTGGCATTGACCCTCAACTGCCCGCTGCTGCTGGCAGGCGCTGCATCGGAGCTGTTGCAGGCCGATCTGGCCGGTACGTCCATTGGTTGCCTGGGCAGCGAAGCGCGCCAGATGCAGCAGCGTCTGCAGCGGTTTCTCAGCGGCGGCCTGGATACCTGA